The following coding sequences lie in one Polluticoccus soli genomic window:
- a CDS encoding RNA polymerase sigma factor translates to MQMIHQLSDAELIHDFLQGKDSALETLIFRYKDKIYTSIYMLVKDKYIAEDIFQDAFLKMIKTMREGRYAEQGKFLPWAMRVAHNLCMDHFRKVRHNVPVTLPDGMDITQLIGGPAETASDKMEQRQVNASVRKLIEQLPEEQREVIVLRMYGDLSFKEIADLTSVSINTALGRMRYGLLNLRKMITENQMVLR, encoded by the coding sequence ATGCAAATGATCCATCAACTCTCCGATGCCGAATTGATCCACGACTTTCTCCAGGGAAAAGACAGTGCATTGGAAACCCTTATATTCCGCTACAAGGATAAGATATACACATCTATCTACATGCTGGTAAAGGATAAGTATATCGCTGAAGATATATTCCAGGACGCTTTTTTAAAGATGATCAAAACCATGCGTGAAGGCCGGTATGCCGAGCAAGGTAAATTCCTGCCCTGGGCTATGCGCGTAGCGCACAACCTGTGCATGGACCATTTCCGTAAGGTGCGCCACAACGTGCCGGTCACCCTGCCCGATGGGATGGATATCACCCAGCTGATCGGCGGACCTGCTGAAACAGCATCGGACAAAATGGAGCAGCGCCAGGTTAATGCCAGCGTACGCAAACTCATCGAGCAATTACCAGAAGAGCAACGCGAAGTAATAGTGTTGCGTATGTACGGCGACCTTAGCTTTAAAGAAATAGCCGACCTTACTTCTGTGAGCATCAACACAGCGTTGGGCCGTATGCGTTATGGTTTGCTAAACTTGCGCAAGATGATCACCGAAAATCAAATGGTTTTGCGCTAA
- a CDS encoding RsmE family RNA methyltransferase: MASLSLFFHDGVLQQGSEIQLAEDSARHIVQVLRMQPGHKLELTDGKGHLATASIARAEKKKCSVLIEAVQYFEPAQPQLHMAIAFTKNASRNEWLLEKCTEMGITTIIPLMAHRTEREKIRYDRWTNILVSAMMQSKQFHLPLLKEATPFKQVAEQYSSVPQKILAHCIEERSRKRIADAIIPHKETLILIGPEGDFTGEEVALCEAAGFTAMSMGTNRLRTETAAMAACAYFNMINHAE; this comes from the coding sequence ATGGCTTCATTGTCGTTGTTTTTTCATGATGGGGTATTGCAGCAGGGCAGCGAGATACAGCTGGCCGAAGATAGCGCCCGCCATATAGTACAGGTGCTGCGCATGCAGCCCGGCCATAAACTGGAACTTACCGATGGCAAAGGCCATCTCGCCACCGCTTCCATCGCACGAGCTGAAAAGAAAAAATGCAGCGTGCTGATAGAAGCGGTGCAATATTTTGAGCCTGCGCAGCCACAACTGCACATGGCTATAGCCTTTACCAAAAATGCCAGCCGTAACGAGTGGTTGCTGGAGAAGTGTACGGAGATGGGCATCACAACGATCATTCCCCTGATGGCTCATCGCACAGAGCGTGAAAAGATCCGCTACGACAGGTGGACAAACATACTGGTGTCTGCCATGATGCAATCGAAACAGTTCCATCTCCCATTACTAAAGGAAGCTACTCCGTTCAAACAAGTGGCTGAACAATATAGTAGTGTGCCGCAAAAGATTCTCGCACACTGCATTGAAGAACGTTCGCGCAAACGTATAGCTGATGCGATCATTCCTCACAAAGAAACCTTAATATTGATAGGGCCTGAAGGTGACTTTACCGGTGAAGAGGTAGCTTTGTGTGAGGCTGCGGGTTTCACTGCTATGTCGATGGGCACGAATCGCCTGCGTACCGAAACTGCTGCCATGGCAGCCTGTGCCTACTTTAATATGATCAACCATGCTGAATAG
- a CDS encoding DUF4159 domain-containing protein, whose protein sequence is MLNRFIAFAFLLVVSFGANAQSMKLALLKYGGGGDWYANPTSLKNLAAFCNQQLRTRFDAQEAQVDAGSPEIFNYPFVHMTGHGRWEVTEAEAQNLRKYMEAGGFLHIDDNYGLDQYVRPVLKKIFPELALVELPFTHPIYHQKFTFSNGLPKVHEHDKKPPKGYGLIYKGRLVCFYSFETDLGDGWEDPEVHKDTPEKHTLALQMGANLVQYAFNGASAK, encoded by the coding sequence ATGCTGAATAGGTTTATAGCATTTGCATTTCTTCTTGTTGTATCGTTCGGTGCGAATGCACAAAGCATGAAACTGGCGCTGCTAAAATATGGTGGTGGCGGCGACTGGTATGCAAACCCAACATCGCTCAAGAACCTGGCAGCATTTTGCAATCAGCAATTGCGTACGCGTTTTGATGCACAAGAGGCACAAGTGGATGCAGGTAGCCCGGAAATATTTAATTATCCTTTTGTGCACATGACAGGTCACGGTCGCTGGGAAGTAACAGAAGCAGAAGCGCAAAACCTGCGTAAGTATATGGAAGCAGGCGGTTTTCTGCACATAGACGATAACTACGGCCTCGACCAATACGTTCGTCCTGTATTGAAAAAAATATTCCCAGAGCTGGCGTTGGTGGAGTTGCCTTTTACTCACCCGATCTACCATCAGAAATTTACGTTCTCAAACGGCCTGCCCAAGGTGCACGAGCACGATAAAAAGCCACCGAAAGGTTATGGTCTGATCTATAAAGGCAGGTTAGTATGTTTCTACAGTTTCGAGACCGATCTTGGTGATGGTTGGGAAGATCCTGAAGTGCATAAAGACACTCCTGAAAAACATACGCTCGCTTTGCAGATGGGTGCCAACCTGGTGCAGTACGCTTTTAATGGCGCTTCGGCGAAGTAG
- a CDS encoding glycosyltransferase: MNLSILSLAPYKVLPPKTGGHLGIVLIHEYLGRLCTDHLACTVDNEPRQQYSFRLHPVFPADPKRYIPYNNYHTLLEIGRKYNVSAIYCDHPYMSLTAMRLAHTLGINWIMRSHNIESERFRTLGKPWWPIMRSFERFAMKKAAGLLFVTEEDASWAVQHYGISREKCHFIPYGTTLNEKPTVTGKEKQQVAAELALDAAKPWLYFLGALDYAPNRDAIVYILDEIMPRLNDRGLTYEILLAGKGLDEQLQQRISATPNITYSGFVNDLDIFLKACDVMLNPVLTGGGIKTKAVEALGYNKRVVSCVSGATGLKPEVCGENLRISADHNWDAFTNDVVTAINTPTNVPASFYEIYYFGNIAKKILSVIESTSPKRH, encoded by the coding sequence ATGAACCTCAGCATTCTTTCTCTTGCGCCATATAAAGTTTTACCCCCGAAAACGGGGGGACATCTGGGCATAGTACTCATTCATGAATACCTGGGGCGTCTTTGTACCGATCACCTGGCTTGCACAGTTGACAATGAACCAAGGCAACAATATAGCTTTCGGCTACACCCTGTTTTTCCTGCTGACCCTAAGCGATATATACCCTACAACAACTATCATACTTTACTGGAAATAGGCCGGAAATACAACGTTTCCGCTATTTACTGCGACCATCCGTATATGTCGCTAACAGCAATGAGGTTAGCTCATACACTGGGAATCAATTGGATAATGCGCAGTCATAACATTGAGTCTGAACGTTTTCGCACATTGGGAAAGCCATGGTGGCCGATCATGCGCTCTTTTGAGAGGTTTGCGATGAAAAAAGCGGCAGGCTTGTTGTTTGTTACGGAGGAGGATGCCTCATGGGCAGTACAACATTACGGCATCAGCCGGGAGAAATGCCACTTTATTCCATATGGTACCACCTTAAATGAAAAACCAACTGTAACAGGCAAAGAAAAGCAACAAGTAGCTGCAGAGCTAGCGTTGGACGCAGCTAAACCGTGGCTATACTTCCTGGGGGCACTCGACTATGCACCGAACAGAGATGCGATAGTGTATATACTGGACGAGATCATGCCGAGGCTAAACGATCGCGGACTGACATACGAAATACTACTTGCAGGAAAGGGCCTGGATGAACAATTGCAGCAGCGCATTTCTGCAACGCCCAACATCACCTATTCCGGCTTCGTCAACGATCTTGACATATTTCTCAAAGCTTGCGACGTCATGCTGAACCCGGTACTGACCGGCGGCGGCATAAAAACAAAAGCGGTAGAAGCGTTAGGATATAATAAACGCGTAGTAAGCTGTGTAAGCGGAGCCACAGGCTTAAAGCCTGAAGTGTGCGGCGAAAATCTTCGCATCAGCGCAGATCATAATTGGGATGCGTTTACTAACGATGTCGTAACGGCAATAAATACCCCAACCAATGTGCCGGCTAGTTTTTACGAAATTTACTATTTCGGAAATATTGCTAAAAAGATCCTCTCAGTAATTGAATCTACTTCGCCGAAGCGCCATTAA
- a CDS encoding DUF4142 domain-containing protein, with translation MKPLQLILSFAIVAAMPFQSLAQSERAKSVATTREAEFCEDALEDNAKEIAMLEMGMDKATDPEIKEQAEHMLSDHLTIDSVLNSYVTRRKVQIMGEIDEPDEKHIETKTTRAWDEEWADELGNMQRKMITRFEKAQGYIRDEELQTIIKNTLPVLRQHRDVAIAQQRRMKAMKE, from the coding sequence ATGAAACCGTTACAACTCATTCTTTCATTTGCCATTGTGGCGGCGATGCCGTTTCAGTCGCTCGCCCAATCCGAACGTGCCAAATCAGTAGCCACGACCAGGGAGGCGGAGTTTTGTGAGGACGCTTTAGAAGACAACGCAAAAGAAATAGCCATGCTGGAAATGGGTATGGATAAAGCTACGGACCCGGAAATAAAGGAGCAAGCCGAGCATATGCTGAGCGATCACCTGACGATCGACAGCGTTTTGAACTCATACGTGACTCGCAGGAAGGTACAGATCATGGGAGAAATAGATGAGCCTGATGAAAAGCATATTGAGACAAAAACTACCCGCGCCTGGGATGAAGAGTGGGCCGATGAACTGGGCAATATGCAACGTAAAATGATCACCCGTTTTGAAAAAGCTCAGGGTTATATACGCGATGAGGAATTGCAGACCATTATAAAAAATACGCTGCCTGTATTGCGTCAACACCGCGATGTGGCTATAGCACAACAACGGCGGATGAAAGCCATGAAAGAATAG
- a CDS encoding RMD1 family protein, translated as MTHQVLSYQIADSIDIKGFKASFKADIHFSDADELFYRTDSSRFVCVFKYGVVCFLNYDPVKVTEFIQMITPFCKYPLGEHLNEEYLIETDAAEYKIGNNKIEVMRADADVIRLVMMNVSQSVALDYYTELMDRLLEETNLHTQRLERKGSLAIKGIKLKKYIGRTLLLKNRIAENLYIFDSPPETWEDESLDKIDIGLKRTFDLQERSRNIHEGLTIIRDNLDLFKDLLQYRHSTVLEWIIIILILVEVINMIIEKIFGVK; from the coding sequence ATGACTCACCAGGTTCTCTCATATCAGATAGCAGATAGCATTGATATAAAGGGCTTTAAAGCCAGTTTCAAGGCCGACATTCATTTTAGCGATGCAGATGAGCTGTTCTACCGGACAGATAGCAGCAGGTTTGTCTGTGTTTTCAAATATGGTGTTGTTTGCTTCCTGAATTACGATCCTGTCAAAGTCACGGAGTTCATACAGATGATCACACCGTTTTGTAAGTATCCGCTGGGCGAACACCTGAACGAAGAGTACCTGATCGAAACAGATGCTGCTGAGTATAAGATCGGTAACAATAAGATCGAAGTAATGCGTGCTGACGCTGACGTGATACGGCTGGTGATGATGAATGTATCGCAGTCAGTAGCGCTCGACTATTATACCGAGCTGATGGACAGGCTGCTGGAAGAGACGAACCTCCATACCCAGCGCCTGGAGCGGAAGGGCAGCCTGGCTATCAAAGGCATTAAGCTGAAAAAATACATAGGTCGCACCCTGTTGTTAAAGAACCGCATTGCCGAGAATCTGTACATCTTCGACTCTCCACCCGAGACATGGGAAGATGAAAGCCTGGATAAAATAGACATTGGACTTAAACGAACTTTTGACCTGCAGGAACGCTCCCGTAATATTCATGAAGGTCTTACGATTATCCGCGATAATCTTGACCTGTTTAAAGATCTGTTGCAATACCGGCATAGCACTGTGCTGGAGTGGATCATTATCATTTTGATACTGGTTGAAGTGATTAACATGATCATTGAAAAGATCTTCGGTGTGAAATAG
- a CDS encoding S41 family peptidase: MKKLLWLLPVLFMLSCEKIVSPSTKPDDPVAIFDELWKTLNEGYSFFDYKGVNWDSVYTVYRPQVHVGMTDRELYEVSVAMLNTLRDGHINLRTGFARSYYNYYADYPPNFNREILERNYWRGFEITGPLIHTIIDSVGYIYYRSFASNFSDEQLDVVLQRFNDYPGIQGVVIDVRNNEGGNPENAYRFLRRVATERTLIYRTQYKDGPAHNEFTELEESYIDPNDKVAFPGKVVVLTNRTCYSACNFFAASVKAFSQVTVIGDTTGGGGGQPVGHEFPNGWAVNFSGSITYMPDGFIIEHGVPPHKYVALLPADEALGIDTILEYAIAFIRQ; the protein is encoded by the coding sequence ATGAAGAAGTTATTATGGCTCTTGCCGGTGCTGTTTATGCTGTCGTGCGAAAAGATCGTTTCACCGTCTACAAAGCCCGATGATCCCGTGGCGATATTCGATGAGCTCTGGAAGACACTGAATGAAGGTTATTCGTTCTTTGATTATAAAGGCGTGAACTGGGATTCAGTATATACTGTGTATCGCCCCCAGGTGCATGTAGGTATGACCGACCGTGAGCTTTATGAGGTAAGCGTTGCAATGTTGAACACACTCAGGGATGGACACATTAACCTGCGCACTGGGTTTGCACGCTCTTACTATAACTACTATGCAGATTATCCACCCAATTTCAACCGCGAGATATTGGAGCGTAACTACTGGCGTGGTTTCGAGATAACCGGCCCGCTGATACACACCATTATTGATTCGGTCGGATATATCTACTACCGCAGCTTTGCCAGCAATTTTTCTGATGAGCAGCTCGATGTGGTGCTGCAACGCTTCAATGACTATCCCGGTATCCAGGGTGTAGTGATCGATGTGCGTAATAATGAAGGTGGTAATCCTGAGAACGCATATCGCTTTCTAAGGCGAGTAGCAACAGAACGCACACTTATATACAGAACTCAATACAAAGACGGTCCTGCGCACAATGAGTTTACCGAACTGGAGGAAAGCTACATCGATCCCAACGACAAGGTGGCTTTTCCTGGAAAGGTTGTTGTGCTGACCAACCGCACGTGTTACAGCGCTTGCAATTTCTTTGCTGCATCGGTTAAGGCTTTTAGCCAGGTGACAGTTATCGGAGATACTACTGGTGGCGGTGGTGGCCAACCCGTTGGTCATGAGTTCCCTAATGGCTGGGCAGTCAATTTTTCAGGGTCGATAACCTATATGCCGGATGGCTTTATCATCGAGCACGGTGTGCCACCGCATAAATACGTAGCACTGCTGCCCGCCGACGAAGCTCTGGGAATAGATACCATACTGGAATATGCCATTGCCTTTATCCGGCAATAA
- a CDS encoding choice-of-anchor D domain-containing protein, with translation MKQSLLVATSLLALAQTDVMAQVTTGPSTAQSPYVVPVAADVKTTSILSAGETVNGYKMSGLPDGSGAWDNGDGTFTLLVNHEIGSTSGAIRAHGSIGAYVSRWIIKKSDLTVLNGSDLITKINLWNPSTLSYATYYASNPSTSAALNRFCSGDLPAVSAFYNPLTGAGTQNRIYMNGEENGTEGRAFGHIASGPDAGTSYELPHLGKFSFENSVARPNSDDKTVVIGMDDATPGQVYIYIGTKTNVGTDIHKAGLANGKLYSVAVQGMLIETSASFPAPATPFTMVDLGNVSTITGATLQTNSNNAGVTQFLRPEDGAWDPSNNQDFYFVTTNAFNSPSRLWKLHFTNGADLTQGGTITAVLDGTEGQQMLDNMGIDHYGHILLQEDVGGNAHIGKIWQYTITNDSFKVIAEHDNSRFLTGGANFLTQDEEASGIFDAQEILGSGMWIGVDQAHYSLPSPTVEGGQLFALFNPASFNSNPEISLEGNGNVIITGDNTPSTSDNTDLGNIAVGSTITKTFTIKNAGPASLTVTGAAISGENANEFTIMGGTFPMTIAAGASQTITVEFKPTALGLRKAVLNVASNDFDESAYVASLQGVGLNTTDIANLDGASTMKLYPNPTGDAATVEISLKNPEQVVVTVLDMQGRVTLQPIANKFSTGAQKVMINTSNLANGTYFVQIAVGNVTTKTKLVVAH, from the coding sequence ATGAAGCAATCATTACTCGTTGCGACGTCTTTACTGGCATTGGCCCAGACTGATGTTATGGCCCAGGTTACAACAGGCCCAAGCACCGCACAGTCACCTTATGTAGTTCCTGTCGCTGCTGATGTTAAAACTACTTCTATCTTGTCCGCCGGCGAAACAGTGAACGGCTACAAAATGTCTGGTTTGCCTGATGGCTCCGGCGCATGGGATAACGGCGACGGTACTTTTACGCTGTTAGTAAACCATGAAATAGGCAGCACGTCAGGTGCTATACGCGCCCACGGTTCTATCGGTGCGTATGTTTCCAGGTGGATCATCAAAAAATCAGATCTGACCGTATTGAATGGCAGCGACCTGATAACCAAAATAAATCTTTGGAACCCGAGCACGCTGAGCTATGCTACTTACTACGCTTCAAATCCTTCTACCAGCGCTGCGCTTAACCGCTTTTGTTCTGGTGATCTTCCTGCAGTTTCTGCATTTTACAACCCGCTTACAGGTGCCGGTACACAAAACCGTATCTACATGAACGGTGAAGAGAATGGTACTGAAGGTCGTGCTTTCGGCCACATTGCCAGCGGTCCTGATGCCGGTACTTCTTACGAACTGCCTCACCTTGGTAAATTCTCTTTTGAGAACTCTGTTGCCCGTCCTAACAGCGATGATAAAACAGTTGTTATCGGTATGGATGATGCTACTCCGGGCCAGGTTTATATCTACATTGGTACTAAGACCAACGTTGGTACTGATATTCATAAGGCAGGTCTTGCTAACGGTAAACTGTACAGCGTAGCTGTTCAGGGTATGCTGATCGAAACCAGCGCCAGCTTCCCTGCGCCTGCCACACCGTTTACTATGGTTGACCTCGGCAACGTGAGCACTATCACTGGTGCTACACTGCAAACAAATAGCAACAACGCAGGTGTTACACAATTCCTGCGTCCTGAAGATGGCGCATGGGACCCATCAAACAACCAGGATTTCTATTTCGTGACCACTAACGCTTTCAACAGCCCAAGCCGCCTGTGGAAATTACATTTCACTAACGGTGCCGACCTGACACAAGGTGGTACTATCACCGCGGTATTGGATGGTACTGAAGGTCAGCAAATGTTGGATAACATGGGTATCGACCACTACGGTCACATCCTGCTACAAGAGGACGTAGGCGGTAACGCACACATCGGTAAGATCTGGCAGTACACTATTACAAATGACTCTTTCAAAGTGATCGCTGAGCACGACAACTCACGCTTCCTGACAGGTGGCGCTAACTTCCTGACACAAGACGAAGAGGCTTCTGGTATCTTCGACGCACAGGAAATACTGGGTTCAGGTATGTGGATAGGCGTTGACCAGGCGCACTATTCGCTTCCTTCTCCTACAGTAGAAGGCGGACAACTGTTTGCACTGTTCAACCCGGCTTCCTTCAACTCTAATCCTGAAATAAGCCTGGAAGGTAACGGCAATGTGATCATAACTGGCGACAATACACCAAGCACTTCTGACAATACAGATCTGGGCAACATCGCCGTAGGTAGTACCATTACGAAAACTTTCACCATCAAGAATGCTGGTCCTGCCAGCCTGACTGTTACAGGTGCTGCGATCTCTGGTGAAAACGCAAACGAGTTCACCATTATGGGTGGTACTTTCCCAATGACCATCGCAGCTGGCGCATCGCAAACGATCACAGTTGAATTCAAACCAACTGCATTGGGTCTGCGCAAAGCCGTACTGAACGTTGCCAGCAACGACTTCGACGAAAGTGCTTACGTAGCAAGCCTACAAGGTGTTGGTTTGAACACAACCGATATAGCTAACCTGGATGGTGCTTCTACCATGAAGTTGTATCCTAACCCAACGGGTGATGCTGCAACAGTTGAAATATCACTGAAAAATCCTGAGCAAGTTGTTGTTACTGTATTGGATATGCAAGGCCGTGTAACACTGCAGCCAATTGCTAACAAATTCTCTACCGGTGCTCAGAAGGTGATGATCAATACATCCAACCTGGCTAATGGTACTTACTTCGTACAGATAGCTGTGGGCAACGTGACTACAAAAACCAAACTGGTTGTAGCGCACTAA
- a CDS encoding cytochrome-c peroxidase, whose translation MRKVSVFTLIITALATVLAAFKNSSEPELYLSVYNNQLEQFDNSQLTLLTAINRADLQNEADISNIRKLILQARMEMKGMDFWFRYLEPLAYKKINSPLPVEWETEVFEKFEAPYKREGAGLMLAYLYLDEEGATKDSLASLVRQSVEASKVYAADSITSQLTDYHHFYLCNRLYLLNLAAIYTTGFECPDGAAVVPELRRMMNKVDGIYQAFNKSYPATALTDEYMLRYKSALAFVQAQPDDNTAFDHYTFLREYVNPLFTMNQELVGKYKVVTKSLVDYSLSKTARSIFDKALYRGQNPKGIFLRVQDSATLAEIDRVGKELFYDPVLSGNNMRSCASCHKPTEHFTDTMVTASVQFDRAAGALARNTPTLLNAEYNHLLMMDGKHTTLQNQVKDVVHNAVEMNCSDKDALSKILSCKEYKQGFAKLLKYTPQEKEVTFEHVSSAITYYYAKFSKYYSPFDEAMEHRGELTESAKKGFNLFMGKAQCATCHFVPQFNGVKPPYIGSEFEVLGTPTDTGYHKLSVDRGRHAVNPAQETMNAFRTGTVRNSAYTKPYMHNGVFNTLEQVVDFYNDGGGAGHGLNVPNQTLAADSLKLTRDEKSQLISFIRSLNEEVQFELPPATLPSSNMKALNSRKVGGVY comes from the coding sequence ATGAGAAAGGTGAGTGTGTTTACGCTGATCATAACTGCCCTGGCCACAGTGCTGGCGGCATTTAAAAACAGTAGTGAGCCTGAGTTGTACCTATCGGTGTACAACAACCAGCTGGAACAGTTTGATAACAGCCAGTTGACGCTGCTGACTGCAATAAACCGTGCCGACCTGCAAAATGAGGCTGATATAAGTAATATCAGGAAGCTGATACTGCAGGCCCGGATGGAAATGAAGGGCATGGACTTCTGGTTCCGTTACCTGGAACCGCTGGCTTATAAAAAGATCAACAGTCCCTTGCCGGTAGAGTGGGAGACAGAAGTGTTTGAAAAGTTTGAAGCGCCTTACAAACGTGAAGGCGCGGGCCTGATGCTTGCTTATCTATATCTTGATGAAGAAGGCGCAACAAAAGACTCGCTGGCTTCGCTGGTGCGACAGTCTGTAGAAGCCTCTAAAGTATATGCTGCAGATAGCATTACCAGCCAGCTCACAGACTACCATCATTTTTATCTCTGCAATCGCCTGTACCTCCTCAATCTTGCGGCTATCTACACCACAGGTTTTGAATGTCCTGATGGTGCAGCAGTGGTGCCTGAGCTGCGCAGGATGATGAACAAGGTAGATGGCATCTATCAGGCATTTAACAAAAGCTATCCCGCTACAGCGCTGACTGATGAGTACATGTTGCGGTATAAGTCTGCATTGGCATTTGTACAGGCGCAGCCCGATGATAATACCGCATTCGATCATTATACCTTCCTGCGCGAGTATGTGAACCCGTTATTCACCATGAACCAGGAACTGGTAGGCAAGTATAAAGTAGTGACAAAAAGCCTGGTCGATTATTCTCTAAGCAAAACAGCCAGGTCCATCTTTGATAAAGCGCTGTATCGCGGACAAAATCCCAAAGGCATTTTCCTGCGCGTGCAGGATAGTGCAACGCTGGCAGAGATAGACAGAGTAGGGAAGGAGTTGTTTTATGATCCTGTTCTGTCGGGCAACAATATGCGGAGCTGCGCATCGTGCCACAAACCAACCGAGCACTTTACTGACACAATGGTTACTGCTTCGGTGCAGTTCGATCGTGCGGCAGGCGCGCTGGCACGCAATACGCCGACGCTGCTCAATGCCGAATACAATCACCTGCTGATGATGGATGGCAAACATACCACCCTGCAAAACCAGGTAAAGGATGTGGTGCACAATGCTGTAGAAATGAACTGCTCTGATAAAGACGCGCTCAGCAAGATCCTGAGCTGCAAAGAGTACAAACAGGGGTTTGCAAAATTGCTGAAATACACCCCACAGGAAAAAGAGGTGACCTTTGAGCACGTGTCATCGGCTATTACTTATTACTACGCAAAGTTCAGCAAGTACTATTCACCGTTCGATGAAGCGATGGAACACAGGGGTGAACTGACAGAATCTGCGAAGAAAGGTTTTAACCTGTTCATGGGTAAGGCGCAATGCGCTACCTGTCACTTTGTGCCGCAGTTCAACGGTGTGAAGCCTCCGTATATAGGTTCAGAGTTTGAAGTGCTGGGTACGCCTACTGATACCGGTTATCATAAGCTGAGCGTTGATAGAGGCCGTCATGCTGTCAATCCCGCGCAGGAAACAATGAACGCCTTCAGGACCGGTACTGTGCGTAATAGCGCGTACACTAAGCCGTACATGCACAATGGTGTATTCAATACGCTGGAGCAGGTCGTAGATTTTTATAACGATGGCGGTGGTGCAGGTCATGGACTGAACGTGCCTAACCAGACACTGGCGGCAGATTCGCTGAAACTGACACGCGATGAAAAATCACAATTGATCAGCTTCATTCGGTCGCTGAATGAAGAGGTGCAATTTGAATTGCCGCCTGCAACACTACCCTCATCAAACATGAAAGCATTGAATTCAAGAAAAGTTGGAGGCGTTTATTAA